The Geothrix oryzae DNA window GACCGAGGCCAGGCGTCGCAGGGACCAGGCGGGTGGGAGCATGGAGGTGACCTGAGGAAGGAAGGGAGGCGTCAGGCGGGCGTCAGGGGAAGCCTGAATCCGAAGACCGGCAGGTCCTGCTGCGAGAAGTCCAGGTCCTCCGAGCGCACGAAGCCCAGCCGCTCATAGAGCTGCCAGGCGATTTGCATCGCCTGCGTCGTGTGCAGGATGACCTGGGCATGCCCCTTCTCCCGGGCCAGCTGGATGCAGGCCTGGGTCAGGGCCCTGCCCACGCCCAGATTCCGGGACTTGGGGCTGACGCCGAGCAGGCGGATGCCGGAAGCCTTCCGGACGGTGGTCGCCGTTCCGCCGGATCCGTATTCGGCCATGTCGCCGAAATAGACGACGCCGCCCACCAGTTCCTCTCCGGTCAGTGCCACGAGCACCCGGGCATCCTTTTTCTGGGTGAAGTCGCCGATGTGGGCGAGCAGCTCGTAGTAGCGGGGCTGCTCGTCCGGCGTGGGGAAGCCCTCGAGGCTCGAGTACACCTCGACCATGAGCCGGCCCAGGGCATCGGCCTCGGTCGGGCGGAGGTCCCGGATGGTGAGCTGCGGGATCATGCCTGCTCCTTGCGTGATCGAAGGGTGCGCCAAACGGTGCCCGCGTGCGGCCCCAGCCTGGGCGGAAGGTCCGTTCAGGTTACTGCGATCCCTGGGCGCGGATGGATGGGAAAGGGCCCGGACCTCCGCGGCGCTCCCTACTTCATCTTCGACTTGAGTTTGAGGTGCTCCCCGGAGACCACGAACTCGCCCCGCCCGAGGTGGTGGATGGTTTGCGGGGGCAGGGCGGCATCCTTCCAGGCCTTGACGACTTCCAGCACGAAAAAGCAGTACTTGGGCACCAGCCGGGTATCGACCACTCGGCACTCGAGGTTGGCGAAGCATTCGGCGATGAGGGGCGCGGCGACGCGCGAAGCGGGCCTGGCCGTGAGGCCGAACCGGGCGAACTTGTCCACCCGCCGCCCGGAGGTGTTGCCGCAGCCCACCACCTGCTCCGCCAGGTCCACAGAGGGAATGTTGAGGACGCACTCCCGGGTCGTCTTCAGCAGGCCGAAGGAGTGGTTGCGGTTGCTGATGACGCAGCCGACCAGGGGCGGCTCGAACTCCATCATGGTGTGCCAGGACAGGGCCATGATGTCGCGGTGTCCCCCGTGTGCAGTCGTGAGCAGGACCACGGGCCCCGGCTCGAGCAAGCCGTAGACCTTGGAGAGGGCGAGGGCTCGTCTGGGCATGGGCGCTCAGGGTTGGCGGCGCTTGAAATGGTTGCGGCTGTAGACGGCAAAGGGCTTGCCTGCCTGCGACAGCTCGAAGGTCTCGGTGAATTCGTCGGCCGAGATCAGGTCGTAGGTCTCGCGGGCTTTCCAGGAACTGGGGATGTTCTCGGCCTGCTCGCTGTCGAAGACCAGCCTGGAAGGGGTGCTCAGGGCCGGGTTGAGCGCGTAGGTGACGACGAAGCTTTCCTGATGGAACTGCCGGAAGAGGAGGGTCTTCCGCTTTTTGTCGTGGCTGAAGAGGCTCCAGTGCTCATGGACTTCGCCCGCCTTGTTCTTTTCCTGGGGCGGGAAGGTGGAGGTGTTGCGCTCGTGCATGAACTGACCGCCCAGGATGAATTCGTAATGGCGGACGACCGTCCCCGTCCCGGGTTCGCCCGAGGCGGTGCCCTGCCAATCCCCGACCATGAACCGCATCGGCGCCCAGGCATCGGGTTTCGGGGCCTGGACCTGGGCCCATGTGGGCCAGCCGATGAGGCAGAGCAGGATGGCGGCGGCTTTGGTCATGGTGTCCCCAGGGGGTGGCGAGAGGGGCTGGCCGAGGATGGTGTCAGCCGGATTCAGTGGATCCGGATCAGTGATCCGACCACGGCCGAGATGATCTGCTCCGAGGTGGTCCGGAAGGTGATGCGGGCCCTGAACACCCGATCGCCGGAGGTGATCTGCAGCTCGTAGGGCTGGATGCCCAGGGCGCGCAGATGGTCTTTGCCCAGCTTCCATCGAAGGCGGAGGAAATCCGGGGTGGTCTCCATGCCCAGATCTTCCGGCTGGCCGCCGATGAATTCGACCTTCCAGGGCCGGTCTCCCGCAGTGGAGGAAATCAGAACCTTCACATAGGTGGACTCGCCCTCCTTGGCGCACTCTCCCGTGATGCGAAGGTCCTTTTCCCCGTGGTGTCCGGTGACGAGCGGAGTGCAACCCGCCCACAGCAGGGCCAGGGTACCCAGGGAGGCCAGGTGTGCGGTTCGCGTGTCGCGCCTCTGGGAATGAAAGGTGGATGGGATCGAGCGGCGTGGAGCGTTCGATCTGCTACTCGGAAACCTCGGCTACCAGCGCGTCCCCAAAGTACACCTTGGTGGGGAAGGCCAGGCGGCCCGTCAAGGCATACTCCCTCGAGGCCCGAGCGCCAGGGGCCAGGCGCAGCGACATGGGCAGCGTGTCATCCGCGAGGTTCCTCTCGAAGACCGGAAACACCTGAACGCCATCTTTCCCGACGAAGCTCAGATCTTGCGGGTCGAACCGCTTGAACGCAGCTCCCTTGTTTTCCACCGTGACCTCCACTCTGGCCCGGCCCGCGAACTTCCGCTCGCGATCAAAAACCTTGTAGCCCGAAAGGGCCGTGATGGTGACGCTGAGATCGCTTGAAACGAAGGGGTGGGA harbors:
- a CDS encoding GNAT family N-acetyltransferase, which gives rise to MIPQLTIRDLRPTEADALGRLMVEVYSSLEGFPTPDEQPRYYELLAHIGDFTQKKDARVLVALTGEELVGGVVYFGDMAEYGSGGTATTVRKASGIRLLGVSPKSRNLGVGRALTQACIQLAREKGHAQVILHTTQAMQIAWQLYERLGFVRSEDLDFSQQDLPVFGFRLPLTPA
- a CDS encoding flavin reductase family protein encodes the protein MPRRALALSKVYGLLEPGPVVLLTTAHGGHRDIMALSWHTMMEFEPPLVGCVISNRNHSFGLLKTTRECVLNIPSVDLAEQVVGCGNTSGRRVDKFARFGLTARPASRVAAPLIAECFANLECRVVDTRLVPKYCFFVLEVVKAWKDAALPPQTIHHLGRGEFVVSGEHLKLKSKMK